Proteins co-encoded in one Bacteroidales bacterium genomic window:
- the lpxA gene encoding acyl-ACP--UDP-N-acetylglucosamine O-acyltransferase, translating to MNQPLAYVHPQAKLAKNVVIEPFVNIEKNVVIGDGTWIGSNVTIMEGARIGSNCRIFPGAVIAAIPQDLKYDGEDTLVKIGNNTTVREFVTINRGTKANMETTIGDNCLLMAYVHIAHDCIIGNNVILANAATLAGHITIDDYAIIGGMTAVHQFVQIGMHSFISGGALVRKDVPPFSKAAREPLSYVGINSIGLRRRGYSNERINDIQEIYRIIYLKGLNVSQATAIIEADVPATSDRDDILAFISRSTRGLMKGYGRLDKRNSV from the coding sequence ATGAATCAACCATTAGCTTACGTCCATCCGCAGGCCAAGCTCGCCAAAAACGTGGTGATAGAGCCTTTTGTTAATATCGAAAAAAACGTGGTAATCGGCGATGGCACCTGGATAGGCTCCAACGTCACCATAATGGAAGGTGCCCGTATCGGCAGCAACTGCAGAATATTTCCGGGAGCGGTAATAGCCGCCATCCCGCAGGATTTGAAATATGACGGCGAGGATACGCTGGTGAAAATCGGCAACAACACGACCGTGCGGGAATTTGTTACCATCAACCGCGGCACCAAAGCCAACATGGAAACGACAATTGGCGACAACTGCCTGCTGATGGCCTACGTGCACATCGCCCACGACTGCATCATCGGCAACAACGTAATCCTTGCCAATGCAGCCACTCTGGCCGGTCATATTACCATCGACGACTACGCCATCATCGGCGGCATGACGGCGGTGCATCAATTTGTACAAATAGGCATGCACAGTTTTATATCGGGTGGAGCGCTGGTGCGCAAAGATGTACCGCCCTTCTCCAAAGCAGCACGTGAACCGCTTTCGTACGTGGGCATCAATAGCATTGGGCTGCGCCGCCGCGGATATTCCAACGAACGCATCAACGACATCCAGGAAATTTACCGCATCATCTACCTGAAAGGCCTCAACGTTTCGCAGGCTACCGCTATCATCGAAGCCGACGTGCCCGCCACCAGCGACCGCGACGACATCCTCGCCTTTATCAGCCGTTCCACACGCGGACTGATGAAAGGATACGGACGTCTCGACAAAAGAAATAGTGTATAA
- a CDS encoding porin family protein, with protein MIVKIKKLSVLCLLLIAINSQAQEFNFGASAGVDVSNIRLSNSCTYYLVQYDPMVAFNLNAFAAYRSSSFWGITAEPGFIRKGAVMSVAYDPEKYKSQLRLNYIQLPLLADFYITKKLFLSVGPEFAYLMSAKVNNDGNKTDVSNGYNPKFEISGMAAINYAIFPRVDIALRYSHGFTTTSEISFTDIHGQPCGEAKEKNQYLQLMVRARIFNIKK; from the coding sequence ATGATCGTAAAAATCAAAAAATTGTCGGTGCTCTGTTTGTTGTTGATTGCTATCAATAGCCAGGCACAGGAATTTAATTTTGGTGCTTCCGCAGGTGTGGATGTTTCCAATATTCGTCTTTCTAATTCGTGTACATATTATTTAGTACAATACGATCCGATGGTAGCTTTCAACCTGAATGCTTTTGCTGCCTACCGAAGTTCCAGCTTTTGGGGAATTACCGCCGAGCCGGGTTTTATTCGAAAAGGAGCGGTAATGTCTGTTGCCTACGATCCTGAAAAGTACAAATCCCAATTGCGTCTTAACTATATCCAGCTACCGCTGTTGGCCGATTTTTACATTACCAAAAAACTCTTCTTATCCGTAGGGCCCGAGTTTGCGTATTTAATGAGTGCAAAGGTTAACAATGACGGAAACAAAACGGATGTTTCTAATGGGTACAACCCGAAATTTGAAATCTCCGGCATGGCCGCCATCAACTACGCCATCTTTCCACGGGTAGATATTGCACTAAGATACAGCCACGGGTTCACAACAACCTCTGAAATATCCTTCACAGATATTCATGGGCAACCCTGTGGGGAAGCCAAAGAGAAAAACCAGTACCTGCAGTTGATGGTGCGCGCCAGAATATTTAATATTAAGAAGTAG
- a CDS encoding bifunctional UDP-3-O-[3-hydroxymyristoyl] N-acetylglucosamine deacetylase/3-hydroxyacyl-ACP dehydratase — protein sequence MKLQNTIQKPATISGLGLHTGAEVTMTFHPAPARHGYAFKRVDMEGQPVIEAIVDNVFSTDRGTCIEKNGARVYTVEHALSALAGLGIDNCLIEVNGPEMPIMDGSARYFVEALQKAGIEEQDAEREYYEPETVISYTDPDNKVELHLIPAKNYRVSVMIDFETKVLGTQNASLEKISDYPTEIANCRTFVFLHELEHLLKHELIKGGDLSNAIVFVNKQVSQEELDRLAKLFNKPTVKVKSDGVLNNLDLQFQNEPARHKLLDVVGDLALAGKPIRGHVIASRPGHAANVAFARMIKKHFERTAEEYIPTYDPNAAPLFDIMAIQKMLPHRPPFLLIDKILEMSETHVVGLKNVTMNESFFVGHFPEEPVMPGVLQIEAMAQTGGMLALNSVPDPENYLTFFLKIEEVKFRNKVVPGDTLIFKLHLIDPIRRGLCHMTGTAYVGKKVVMEAKMLARIMKKN from the coding sequence ATGAAATTACAAAATACCATTCAAAAGCCCGCCACCATATCCGGCCTGGGGCTGCATACCGGTGCTGAAGTCACCATGACTTTTCATCCGGCACCAGCCCGGCATGGCTATGCCTTCAAGCGCGTCGATATGGAAGGACAGCCTGTTATCGAAGCCATTGTTGATAATGTTTTCAGCACCGACCGCGGCACATGTATCGAAAAAAATGGCGCCCGTGTTTATACTGTCGAGCATGCCCTTTCGGCGTTGGCAGGTCTGGGCATCGACAACTGCCTTATAGAAGTAAACGGCCCTGAAATGCCCATTATGGACGGCAGTGCACGCTATTTTGTGGAAGCGTTGCAGAAGGCAGGTATTGAAGAGCAGGACGCTGAACGCGAATATTACGAGCCGGAAACAGTGATTAGCTATACCGATCCCGACAACAAAGTTGAGCTACACCTTATCCCGGCCAAAAATTACAGAGTGTCGGTGATGATCGATTTCGAGACCAAGGTGCTCGGAACACAAAATGCTTCACTCGAAAAAATCAGCGACTACCCCACCGAAATCGCCAATTGCCGCACGTTTGTCTTTCTGCACGAGCTGGAACATCTGCTCAAGCACGAACTGATAAAAGGTGGCGACCTGAGCAATGCTATTGTTTTTGTTAATAAACAAGTAAGCCAGGAGGAACTCGACCGGCTGGCAAAACTTTTCAATAAGCCTACAGTAAAGGTGAAATCGGACGGAGTGCTCAATAATCTTGATCTGCAGTTCCAAAACGAGCCTGCACGCCACAAGCTACTCGATGTAGTTGGCGATCTGGCACTGGCAGGCAAACCCATCCGTGGGCATGTAATTGCCAGTCGCCCCGGACACGCCGCCAACGTAGCTTTTGCACGCATGATCAAAAAACATTTTGAGCGTACAGCCGAAGAATATATTCCAACTTACGACCCTAACGCTGCGCCACTCTTCGACATAATGGCTATCCAAAAGATGCTGCCACACCGGCCACCATTCCTGCTCATCGATAAAATTCTGGAAATGAGCGAAACCCATGTGGTAGGACTCAAAAACGTAACCATGAACGAATCGTTTTTTGTCGGCCACTTTCCCGAAGAGCCTGTTATGCCCGGCGTGTTACAAATAGAAGCCATGGCGCAAACCGGCGGTATGCTTGCCCTGAACAGCGTTCCTGATCCTGAAAATTATCTTACTTTCTTTTTGAAAATTGAAGAAGTAAAGTTTCGCAATAAGGTAGTTCCCGGCGACACGCTTATTTTTAAATTACACCTGATCGATCCCATCCGGCGGGGATTGTGCCATATGACCGGCACAGCATATGTCGGCAAAAAAGTAGTTATGGAAGCGAAGATGCTTGCTCGTATCATGAAAAAAAACTAG
- the efp gene encoding elongation factor P — MATTADFKNGLVIDFNNDLFTIVEFQHVKPGKGGAFVRTKLRNIKTGKVIPNTFSAGVKIDVQRVERRPYQFLYKDGTQYHFMNSENFEQTFIDEGLINAPQFLKEGSTADIVYHADTETPLLCELPTSVELKVTYTEPGERGNTATNAFKDATLETEATIKVPLFINTDEVVKVDTRSGEYLERVKS, encoded by the coding sequence ATGGCAACAACAGCAGATTTTAAAAATGGATTAGTAATAGATTTTAACAACGACCTGTTCACCATCGTCGAGTTTCAACATGTAAAGCCCGGAAAAGGCGGCGCCTTTGTGCGTACCAAACTCAGAAACATAAAAACCGGAAAGGTAATCCCCAACACTTTTAGCGCAGGTGTAAAAATAGATGTCCAGCGGGTAGAGCGCCGTCCATATCAGTTTCTGTATAAAGACGGGACACAATATCATTTTATGAATTCCGAAAACTTTGAACAGACTTTCATAGACGAGGGGCTTATCAATGCACCACAGTTTCTCAAAGAAGGCAGCACGGCCGATATTGTATATCACGCCGACACCGAAACCCCGCTGCTGTGCGAACTTCCGACCAGCGTTGAGCTAAAGGTGACCTACACCGAGCCTGGCGAAAGAGGCAACACGGCCACCAACGCCTTCAAAGATGCCACACTGGAAACAGAAGCTACCATCAAGGTACCTTTGTTTATCAATACCGATGAAGTGGTTAAAGTGGATACCCGATCCGGTGAATACCTCGAAAGAGTGAAGAGCTAA
- a CDS encoding UDP-3-O-(3-hydroxymyristoyl)glucosamine N-acyltransferase: protein MKFKRTYTLAEIAQMIGATYTGTADHAVTGINEIHMVEPGDLTFVDHPKYYDKALNSKATTIIINKEVECPEGKGLLLSDDPFAAYVSLARKFRPFVASTASISTTAEIGEGTVIQPNVFIGHHVKIGSNCIIHANASIYDHVIIGDDVIIHSNTVLGADAYYFQRKPEGYRKMESCGTVVIGNRVEIGALCSIDRGVSGNTTIDDGTKLDNHCQVGHDTYIGRNCLIGSHAAIAGVTRIEDDVILWGRVAINKDIVIGKGAIILATSAVDKSLEGNGKVYFGAPAVDARKKWREMAAVRQLPDLLKKTK from the coding sequence ATGAAATTTAAAAGAACCTACACACTGGCTGAAATAGCCCAAATGATTGGCGCCACCTACACAGGCACTGCCGATCATGCTGTGACAGGCATCAACGAGATTCACATGGTGGAACCCGGCGACCTTACTTTTGTAGATCACCCCAAATACTACGACAAAGCACTCAACTCTAAAGCTACCACCATCATCATCAACAAAGAAGTGGAATGCCCCGAGGGAAAAGGGCTGCTGCTAAGTGACGATCCCTTTGCTGCTTATGTTTCGCTGGCCAGAAAATTCAGGCCATTTGTTGCCTCCACAGCATCCATAAGTACGACGGCTGAAATTGGTGAAGGCACGGTGATACAGCCCAATGTTTTTATTGGACATCATGTAAAGATTGGTAGCAACTGCATCATCCACGCCAATGCGAGCATTTACGATCATGTGATAATCGGCGACGATGTAATTATTCATTCCAATACTGTGCTTGGCGCCGATGCATATTATTTCCAGCGCAAGCCCGAAGGTTATCGCAAGATGGAATCGTGCGGCACGGTAGTAATTGGTAATCGGGTAGAGATAGGCGCGCTTTGCTCCATCGACCGCGGCGTTTCGGGCAACACCACCATCGACGATGGTACCAAGCTCGACAACCATTGCCAGGTAGGCCACGACACCTACATCGGTCGCAACTGTCTGATTGGATCGCATGCCGCCATTGCCGGCGTTACGCGCATCGAAGACGACGTAATTCTGTGGGGGCGGGTTGCCATAAATAAAGACATAGTGATAGGAAAAGGCGCAATCATACTGGCTACCTCTGCGGTAGATAAATCTCTCGAAGGCAACGGCAAAGTGTACTTCGGAGCACCCGCCGTAGATGCACGCAAGAAATGGCGCGAAATGGCTGCTGTACGTCAGCTGCCCGACCTATTGAAAAAGACAAAGTAA
- a CDS encoding YCF48-related protein — protein MKKFGITFLMVACFMGSFLSGHSQSNARIADVVNYRALGPYRAGSWVSAIAVPQTDDAAYKFTWYAAGRNGGVWKTENNGTSFFQVFDSTGASSIGAVAISSSDPEVVWVGTGESYNARSSHAGNGVYKSVDGGKTWQHKGLDDTHHISTVIVHPTNPDVLWVASMGHLFSANEMRGVFKTTNGGENWEKVLYVDKNTGVIDLIIHPENPEILLAAAYEKYRYPWHYEAGGKKSGIYKTNDGGKNWEKLNGGLPGGKLGRIGLALCHSQPEIIYTVIENLNPKPGTVIDETVGMSHMRDAYFDQMIGGEVYRSDDGGASWEKRNDTTCNVSAKAAYSFNKIMVASDNPDIIYVSSDLMLYSEDGGRTWPDCQWPPKALSSNIFGDHRTLWMDPGDGRHLMVGSDGGLYESFDRGKTFTHHVQIPLGEIYGVETDNANPYNVYLGLQDHEVWKGPSNAWSGQIGAADWVITGMWDGMYTKVDPQDNRWLYTTTQFGAHLRVDQLRGERMTIEPKAPKGEPPYRYCWVTPLELSPHNPQIIYTGGQMLLRSIDRGENWEELSPDLTTNDAEKIAGKGHMMFCTITTISESSVKAGVIWVGTDDGRVWMTPDGGKTWKESTAAIAKLGGDKDLWMSRVAASPHKAGKAYVCKNGFHADDFRPLVFKTEDFGQSWQTISAGLPMAPVNVIIEDPNREGLLYLGSDAGIFISFDDGKSWDSFKNNMPPVPVKDLKVQPDASDLIVGTYGRGAFIGDAWPLQNYHDSIMQQQSFLFLVKPCLQRNYSERTWWGNYEQTGDNHLVVPNAPNGLAIYYYRNENLADSSWIKICDIDSKAIDTLLLDQQPGFHLSWFDTWQTPPGIYRVQLITGDRIQEQKAIVKPAPLWPVGRLQGDERN, from the coding sequence ATGAAAAAATTCGGAATCACTTTTTTAATGGTTGCCTGCTTCATGGGTAGCTTTCTCTCTGGGCACAGCCAATCCAACGCTCGAATTGCTGATGTTGTCAACTACCGGGCGTTGGGACCTTACCGCGCCGGCTCCTGGGTTTCGGCCATAGCTGTGCCCCAAACCGATGACGCCGCCTATAAATTTACGTGGTATGCAGCAGGACGCAACGGCGGAGTTTGGAAAACCGAAAACAATGGAACAAGCTTCTTTCAGGTTTTCGATTCGACAGGTGCAAGCAGCATTGGCGCTGTGGCAATTTCATCTTCTGACCCGGAGGTGGTGTGGGTGGGAACAGGCGAATCGTACAACGCCCGTAGCTCACACGCCGGAAATGGAGTTTACAAATCTGTTGATGGCGGCAAAACCTGGCAGCACAAAGGGTTGGACGACACACATCATATCTCCACAGTAATCGTTCATCCCACCAATCCAGACGTTTTGTGGGTGGCTTCAATGGGACATCTATTCAGTGCCAACGAAATGCGGGGCGTTTTTAAAACTACCAATGGTGGCGAAAACTGGGAAAAGGTTTTGTATGTCGATAAAAACACCGGCGTCATCGATCTGATCATTCATCCCGAAAACCCTGAAATACTTTTGGCAGCAGCCTACGAAAAATATCGTTATCCTTGGCATTACGAAGCTGGTGGTAAGAAAAGCGGCATTTACAAAACCAACGATGGCGGAAAAAACTGGGAGAAACTTAACGGCGGGCTTCCCGGCGGAAAGCTTGGGCGGATTGGACTCGCACTGTGCCACAGCCAACCCGAAATAATCTATACCGTAATCGAAAACCTGAATCCTAAGCCCGGCACCGTCATCGACGAAACCGTTGGCATGAGCCACATGCGCGACGCCTATTTTGATCAGATGATTGGCGGCGAAGTCTATCGTTCGGATGATGGTGGCGCCAGCTGGGAGAAGCGCAACGACACTACGTGCAACGTTTCCGCGAAAGCGGCCTACTCTTTTAATAAAATCATGGTGGCTTCCGATAACCCTGACATCATTTATGTTTCGAGCGACCTGATGCTCTACTCCGAAGATGGTGGCCGCACCTGGCCCGATTGCCAATGGCCTCCAAAGGCACTAAGCAGCAATATTTTTGGCGACCATCGCACCCTATGGATGGATCCCGGCGACGGACGTCACCTGATGGTTGGCAGCGATGGCGGCCTCTACGAATCGTTTGATCGCGGCAAAACCTTTACACACCACGTGCAGATTCCGCTGGGAGAAATCTATGGAGTAGAAACTGACAATGCAAATCCCTACAACGTTTATCTGGGGCTGCAGGACCATGAGGTTTGGAAAGGGCCATCGAATGCGTGGAGCGGACAAATTGGCGCTGCCGACTGGGTAATTACAGGAATGTGGGACGGCATGTACACCAAAGTTGATCCGCAGGACAACCGCTGGCTTTACACAACCACACAGTTTGGAGCACATCTGCGGGTAGATCAGTTGCGGGGCGAGCGGATGACAATCGAACCCAAAGCGCCCAAAGGCGAGCCACCGTATCGCTATTGCTGGGTGACACCGCTCGAACTTTCGCCGCACAATCCACAGATAATTTATACGGGAGGTCAGATGCTGCTGCGCTCGATCGATCGTGGCGAAAACTGGGAGGAGCTTAGCCCCGACCTTACAACCAATGATGCTGAGAAAATCGCCGGGAAAGGCCACATGATGTTTTGCACCATCACCACCATTTCCGAATCATCGGTGAAAGCCGGTGTGATTTGGGTGGGAACGGACGATGGGCGCGTATGGATGACACCCGACGGTGGAAAAACCTGGAAAGAATCGACAGCAGCCATCGCAAAATTGGGCGGCGACAAAGATTTGTGGATGAGCCGCGTGGCAGCATCACCACACAAAGCTGGCAAGGCATACGTGTGTAAAAACGGTTTTCATGCCGATGATTTCCGTCCGCTGGTTTTCAAAACAGAAGATTTCGGTCAGAGCTGGCAGACCATTTCCGCAGGATTGCCTATGGCTCCTGTAAATGTGATTATTGAAGACCCCAACCGTGAAGGTTTGCTGTATCTTGGGAGCGACGCGGGAATCTTTATAAGTTTTGATGATGGAAAAAGCTGGGATTCTTTTAAAAACAATATGCCTCCGGTTCCGGTGAAAGACCTAAAAGTGCAACCCGACGCAAGCGATCTGATAGTTGGGACTTATGGCCGGGGCGCTTTTATTGGCGATGCGTGGCCGCTTCAAAATTATCACGACAGCATCATGCAGCAGCAGAGCTTCCTGTTTCTGGTGAAACCCTGCCTGCAACGCAACTATTCGGAGCGCACCTGGTGGGGCAACTACGAACAAACCGGCGACAACCATCTTGTGGTGCCCAACGCACCCAACGGTCTGGCGATTTATTATTACCGCAATGAAAACTTAGCTGACTCATCATGGATAAAAATCTGTGATATCGATTCCAAAGCTATCGACACACTCTTGCTTGATCAGCAGCCGGGGTTTCATCTTAGCTGGTTTGACACCTGGCAAACACCGCCCGGAATCTACCGCGTGCAACTGATTACCGGCGACAGAATACAGGAGCAAAAAGCCATTGTAAAACCGGCACCGCTGTGGCCGGTGGGAAGGCTTCAGGGAGACGAGAGAAACTGA